Below is a genomic region from Phycisphaerae bacterium.
CACCAGCGAACTCTCGCTGCTGGCCGTGGGTCTTCAGGCCAAGGACGTGGTCAACTGCGGGCTCGAGCGCGCCGACGTCGTGCTTTGCATCGGCTACGACCTCGTCGAATACCACCCCCAGCGCTGGAACGAGGGCCGCGACAAGAAGGTCATCCACATCGACCGCTCTCCGGCCGAAGTAGACGCGCACTACACCGTGGCCGTGGGAATCGAAGCGGGCCTGACGGAAACGCTCTCGGAGCTGGGGGAGCGGATCACGCCGCGTTCCGATCGGGCGGTGCACACGCTGCGTCGTGCGATCCTCGACGAATTGCAGGAACTCTCCGAGGATGCCTCGTTCCCCGTGAAGCCGCAGCGGATCATGCACGATGCCCGCCGCGCCATGGGAGCCGAGGACATCCTCATTTCCGACGTCGGCGCCCACAAACTGTGGGTGGCCCGGATGTATCCCGCCCTGGAACCGAACACCTGCCTGATCTCCAACGGTTTCGCCTCGATGGGCATCGCCCTGCCCGGGGCGATCGCGGCCAAGCTGCTTTATCCCGATCGGCGCGTCTTGGCGGTGTGCGGCGACGGCGGATTCCTCATGAACTGCCAGGAGATGGAGACGGCCGTTCGCGTCGGCGCCCCGATCGTATGCCTGGTTCTCAGCGACGGCACGTTCGGGCTGATCAAGTGGAAGCAGCAGGTTCAATTCGGCCGACCGGCGTTCATTGATTTCGGCAACCCGGATCTGGTGATGCTGGCCCGCAGCTTCGGCTGGGAGGGCGTGCGTATCGCCGCCGCAGACGAACTGAAACCGGCGCTGGAGTCGGCTTTTGCTTCCCAGCGCCCCACGGTTATCGACTGCCCGGTGGACTACAGCGAGAATGTCAAGCTGACCGAACGGCTGGGCAAACTCGTCTGCCCCATCTGAGCCCGCGGTTCGGGCTGACGGGGCCTGTTTGCATCGAGTGCGTGACGATGGGTAGCAAGCCCTCACACGTGGACACCACCATCCGCGATGCGACGCGCGGGATCGATCTTGCGGCACGGGCGCCGCGCACCGAAGGCCCACCTATCCCTGCGCCCCGTTCAACGCAGAGAGGAACGCTTGAAGGCGACGAGAACGCCTGGCCTCGCCTGGGCCTTGTCGACTGGCTGGCGATCCTATTGACCATTCTTGTCGCCGTTGCGATCACCGTTCCGCGCCTGCCCCCGGGAATCTGCCTTGGGGATTCCGGCGGGTTCCAACTGGCCGCGGCGACATTGGGCATCACCCACCCCCCGGGCTACGCGGGATATGTTTCCATCGCACACGTTGTTTCGTGGATTCCGGGCCTAGATCCGCCCCTAACAGTGACATTACTATGTCACTTGTCGGGTTTGGCCGTCCTCGCCTTGTGCATGATGTTTCAGATCCGGCTGGGCGTGCACGCATTCCTGGCCGGCGCGCTGACGCTGCTGTTGTGCGCGTACGTTCAAATATGGACCAATCTGATCAAGGCCGAGGTCTACCTGCCATCGTTGGCGCTGATGTCCGCGTCGTTCTACCTGCTGTTGCGATACGCCGCCCTGGGGCATCGTCGAGATCTTCTCATCGCGGCCTTGGTGTACGGTCTGGTCGTGGCCAATCGGCCCCCCGCCATTCTGGCCCTGCCCTTCGTGCTCAGCGCCTGGTGGATAGCGCGACGGCG
It encodes:
- a CDS encoding acetolactate synthase large subunit; this encodes MKAAELFVKCLENEHPPFLFGLPGEENMDVLDALLDSSLRFVQTRHEQGAAFMADVQGRLTGRASVCLATLGPGATNLVTGVADANMDRAPLVAVTGQGGISRLHKESHQAMDLVALFRPMTKYNAQLVTPGIIPEVVRKAFKVAQTEKFGATHIDFPEDIASMPAEGEPLPVQQPKDAEPRTSQIESAAALINQARFPIILAGNGVIRDNASPALRAFVEKSGIPCAHTFMAKGVVPYTSELSLLAVGLQAKDVVNCGLERADVVLCIGYDLVEYHPQRWNEGRDKKVIHIDRSPAEVDAHYTVAVGIEAGLTETLSELGERITPRSDRAVHTLRRAILDELQELSEDASFPVKPQRIMHDARRAMGAEDILISDVGAHKLWVARMYPALEPNTCLISNGFASMGIALPGAIAAKLLYPDRRVLAVCGDGGFLMNCQEMETAVRVGAPIVCLVLSDGTFGLIKWKQQVQFGRPAFIDFGNPDLVMLARSFGWEGVRIAAADELKPALESAFASQRPTVIDCPVDYSENVKLTERLGKLVCPI